The Thunnus thynnus chromosome 19, fThuThy2.1, whole genome shotgun sequence genome contains the following window.
AGGTCCATTTCAAAGTGGAGaaggtgttttttgttttttgtttttccaaaaggCTCCTCAGTCCAGGACAGgacagaacagcagagacatTCAGTCACTTTCAATGTACTTTCAATTTATGACAATAGCTAGCAGTAGTGTGCATTGGATTTAAGGCAGCGGAAGTCAATCCATTTCATCAGACTTAAGTCACTACAAGAGTGTACTCTGTAGACATGTATCTCCCATTCTGAAAACCGGAGAGCCTgcacatcatatatatatatatatgtgtgtatatatatatatatatatggcacAAACTCTTTCCTCGCCCTGTCAAAACTATTGTCACTAAATTGCTCAATGTTTaaatatcttttctttttcctgcaaAAATAAAGTCCATTCCATTCAGACCTTTTGGGGGAGACCAGGTTCAGTTGTAACGCCTCAATTTCCTCCAATCAAAAACAAGTGCGTGTGATGTCATCCATTGCACACCAATGAACCACACTCACATGTTACTAAGTTTTAAGACAAAGGTGTGCTTTGAGGTATAATTCTTCATAATTTCATCTCTTGTAtattttgaattgtttttgtcaGAGTTGTGTGAAAGACTAGAAGCTACTGAGGTTAGCTAGTGACAGACTTGATGTGATTTTAGCACATTGTGTTTAATTATGGCTAACACTCAGTTGTAAAACATGCTAAAAAATGATTTAGCTAAATTTTCCTAAGTCCTTGTTTGCTATGCAATTTCAGATTTGCCCatttaaaaaattgaattaaacCTTTTATCAAATGAGTAACCATCACTGAACAGTTCAATGAAATCTCCTGCTAACCAAACTGATATAGGTTACAAGAAACATGGCATTTTTGCTCTATGTGAATACACTGCTTTCACCAAATACATATTCAGCAACACACCCTTCACTATTGGCACATGGAAAGGATGTGGAACAGTACTTTAAATGACTGCGAGTTTCCCAGTAAATGTGTAACGTTCCCATTCATTTCCCATTCTGTAATATTTCCTGCAACCTTTCAAGAATGTTCTGGTTTGATTTACTTGTTGTAAGAACATTCCCAGAAGGTTTCAGATAACTTTCCTCCATGCTTATGTAAATGCTTTTGGGCAATATACATAAATTCCTAACATTTGCCCATTCCCTGAAGGTTAACTATGCATAAAGGTTACCAAATTTCTTTTTTGCTACCCAGAAATGATATGTAAACTTTTGGGGGGAACAGTATGAATTTGCTAACATTCAGGAGCATTCTCATAAGCTTGGAAAAATGTTCCCAACCAAAAACTCATGAGTAGGAAACAGTTCTTGGTTGGCTTTTGTTTTCTAATACTTTGAGGGGAAAACAGTTAAACTGACCCCGGTCTCCCCTATAATAAAGTGTTTGATTCAAAATGCCACAATTGCCCGGGTCCATGCTCCCAGACTGGCCAGAGCTTGCTTGCTACAGATCTGCTCCAAGTCCGCCTGCCTGCTCAGCAGCCCTGAAAACCCCGAGCCGAAGATGGAGATCAGGTTGGAGATGTTGGAAGTGTCCGTGTAGTCCGGGTTGGAGTAGGAACAGTCCTCGCGTTTCGCCCGTTTGCGAGCCGCTGTAAAATCCGAAACCTCCTCAACATCGGATATGCAACAACCGAACTCAACCTTCCGTTTTTTGGCCGGGGACTGCGCGCCCTGACCGCACTGGAGCGCGTCACAGCAGCAGTCCTGGTGGAGGTAGCCGTTCTCCACCGTGGTCACCACATGCGTGTCCAAATCCAGCACTGTAGTTTTGTTGCAGTGCGTGCTGTTGTTTGCGGGAAACTGGTCACAATGTGACACAGGGGAAGCCTCCATGCAGCAGCTTCGGTAGTAGGAGGGCTCCGGTTCTTTGCTGCCGTCCTCAAGAGGAGAGCAGCcggagagagggagagctgcCCGGCCGTGCGCCGCTGGCTGCGCCGCGCCTCGCTGGCACGCAGAGCCGCACAGACTCGCCTCCTCGCCGCAGCAAGCAGCCCGCGCCTGCTCCTCATCGTCGGCGTCCTCTGCGTTCAGATCCAGAGGATTCAGCTCCTGGATCTCGTTGCAGACCGTCATCACCTCCTCGTACTGCTGCATTCTGTAGATCTCCGCGTATTTCTCCTTGATGTAGACTTGCCTGGCGTTCCTCAGCACATAGGAGACCAGCAGGTTTTTGTGCAGCTTGATTCCCCCTCTCTGCGTCCTGGAGTTGTGGATCTTCATTAAAGAAATGGAGATCAGGCTTTGCGCGTCCACTGCGCATTCCATGGTGTTGATCATTATTGTGTTCCCCAAGTCTACCTCCTCTCCGGGAGAGGAAAACCGACTCTCAGCTATCTCAGTAAGAATCGTTTTGTTCGAGGAGAAAGACTCAAGTCAGCTCTGTGGAGAAACATTGGACACAATGATCCGCCTCCCTCTGAAAGTCAGCAATCATTTGCAGATGCTTTGAAaccagaatatatatatatagtcaagACAGAGAGTCCGCCCTCCTCAGGACGAGCCAATCAGCTGCCTGGGTTCTGTAGAGTGACAAGTAGGGGCTCTTGAAATATGTCGCTGTCGACCAATCAGCGTCAGGCGGTTCCTCTGTACTATTCAAATTCCACCCAGGCTGTCTAACAGGAATGTCCTCATTTCAGCTGAACCATAGCTGAGACTTCCAAAAAGCAGTCACTTCCTCAACGCTGGATATGCAAGAACCAGCTATACAGGGTATACATGTTCCTATAGagaggtttttttaaaaaatccaaccAATATAGCTAGTCATCACAGTGCGtttgaaagtttgtttttccataGAAAAATGtcgattttaatatttttgccCAGGATAGCTGAATTATGGAATTAATTCTGTCCCAAAACTGAAACACTAAGACAGAAtgataagaaacaaacaaattagtAAGAAGCAATTTATAGAAAGCAACAAAGGAATTTATAGAAACATGTGAACATTATAAATTAGAACAAACTCCTAAACCATTACAGGCAAAAAAGCAcatttgcatgaaaaataataGTCTTTATAAACCCAATaaatcctttttattttgatacagtgcattaaaatgtgtcaggTTTTGTCAGTATTTGTTACCTTTTAATACGAGTGTTTAACTCAACACATCTACTGTGTATATGTAAAAGTCATTATGCTATAACATTAAGGAAAACATCATATGAAACAAGATATTTTGAGAATATAAAACTACTTGTAATATGATGTGAACAGGCAAAATGTCATTCAAAATGGGGAATGTGGGGGATTTGCTGAAGTCATCCATAGATGTAAGTTTCACTCACAAATGTTGAGTCGTCTAGCACATTAGCACCACATTACTTACAAGTGATTGTGTTACAAACTTTGTGTATTCAGAGGAAAGAAGAACACAGGACCTGGAGGAAAATACCTGCTTTGTTTAAAGGGTTGGCTCATCCAAGTGGTATCTGTCCAGTTTCTGAGATAACTATCTGATAGATTTCTGTCTCCATCCCATTACATGGGAGGTGAGTGAAATCtcatttgtggtgctcaaaacaatgaaaaaatgcatttaaaaaatcagcagcagcatttcTCTCCAGGAACAGAGTCCCTGTCACTCTGGATACATAATGGATCTGACTGTGagcagttttcattggaactactttttttttaccaaagaaatagtccaCAGGACAGTGAAGTCTGTTGATTGCCCAgatttgtgtttctgctgttgatttatttgaatttcattCTTCGGGCAGTTTATGACcgccacaaacaaaattccttTCACCTCCACTCTACTGAGGTAGAGgaagaaatctcagagacagatacgTCAAAATCTGGACAAATGAAACCAAAATTATCTGCATGAAGAGATACAactatgtttgatttttttcttttagtgtgGGTGAAATGACACTTGAAGCAAACATCATATCAGTATATGCATAGCATTTAATGAGGGCATGAGGTTTCACAGGCAACGATAAGACTAAGAATATTTTTGACTCAGAAGGAGTGAAAAACTAGCAAACCCTGGCGACTCACACTTTAAAGTACTGTATTTGTGTTATAAATTGAAGGGTTAGTCATAGGTTTTCTCATTATGAGCATGCAGATAACATAAAACAAGATTCGGATAACATAATACACAGATTCAAGTAATCGTGTACTATTTCATTCTCAGTCAGCGGGTGTGCAGCCTGCACCATTTTCTGGAGAGAGAAGTTTCATTTGTGGATGCAGTAAATGCTCACAAGTAGACACCACCATGTCTGAAAACTGATGCTGACACAGAAATACCTGAGTGCCACtaatggccactagatggtggCTCATAAAAAATCTCCAACTGCAGAGTGTTTATGGAGGTTCTGagtgttcttcttctttctgtcataGTGGCAAATTGAGGATGAAACTTAAAGCTGCtctgatcaacattttatatgaataatAGAAGCAACCCTCAAGGAATTATTACCAGTGCGGCTCTacagagcgttttagcatcttttagctcattgttttggttttacagcccacagaTTTActtggttcagtctcacagctctcatcagcaTTGTTTCCAGTCACAGCTAGCTGtcagcgactagctggtgaagataGTAGAGCATTTAACTGCTAAAGGGGAGTGATTATTGGACTCACATTTATCCAGTGGCCGGAAACaggactccaaatgaatgctaatgttgctccgtgtctgctggatgtgtaaatagtaTAGTTTGATACAAAACTATACAGTTACATTTGTTGCAATATAATACACTCACAAAGGTGATTCCATTGATTAGATTCAGCTGCAataagtatttttacttttttaataatgcaaatgtattattaaatctgatatttcctcatttttttatttcaaatactgAATCAGAAATACCCAAGTAGGGTATGTCTTCTTCCAGACACACAGCAGTAAACTCTATTGTGTGTAGTTTACAGTACTCCGCAGTTATACTCTGGATAACTTTCCAGTCAGTTCCTCAGGAGTTTTTTCACTAAAATGCATCTTAATACATTTCCTGTGTCAGCTTCATCCAGCTTAATTTGGCATTTTCAATGATGCTGTATTGTCTCTATGAAACATCTCATCGCTTCATAAACAGAAAGAGGTGTCAGAAGTAGCTGTTAGCGCTAGCATTACTTGCCTTGTGTTGACTGCACCACACAGTAACTTTACAGTCAGCACACATGTTGACTCCATATAAGTGGTGAGGTTTGTGGTGCCATCGGCATATTTTATGTTACAATTATGGGTTATGAAGACTGCTAATTGGTGTATACGGTGGTCCCAACATTTCCTTCAGTGTGCTAGTGAGTTAACAGCTAGAAGTGTgtcacacacatctgcacaaacacataccaGAGGGACAAAGAAACGGGAAGACAATGAGCTCCTTGGAAAGATTGGTTTTGACTCCCatattttccacatttcatCATCTATGGTTGTGTATTGTTCAAATCTCTGATTTTTGTATTGGCTTTCTGATACAGACCAGTTCATCTTTACATCTGTAGTTGGCTAAATAGGCAACTCTTTGTTaatagcttgttgtgctgcctcTAGATGGACAAAAAATCACTCAATGCTTCTTTAAAGAGAATTCTGTTTTGAAGGTGTTTTGTACACTGGTACACTGACAGGTGTCTCAGCCTATCACAATCAGCCATGTAGTTTCTCTGTGCTTGTCTCTGCATCCTCTGACTAAGTTAGGGTTTTCTGGCTCCAGATGGCAGTAAGCCTTAAAGCCAAACTCTAGGCTTCAAAACAACCGTTCAAAATGTTGACATCATAGAccctgtgtctgtttttttaaataaaacatatggcAGCAGCTCAAGAGTCATGGTGGGTTGTTCTGCATTAAGTTTGAAATGATATTACATTAGATGGACATTTCTGTGCTGAATTTTTGAACAGAACATAAAATAGTTCTGCTTCCTCAAACTGAATTATCTGCCTCCCAGCTATATTCATAACACTGTGAGTGATTGAATAATAACAAACAATGTTATAAACATCAATCAGTGACACTATCTAATTCTAAAGGCAGCTCAATACCTAGAGTCAGCGGTGGAGGACTTGAGTCACATGGCTTGACTCGAGTCAGACTCAAGTCGCAAATTtgaagacttgagacttgcttgACTCACATTGATGAAAGACTCCACTTGACTTTGACTTGGTATtcaagacttgagacttgacttagTCTTGAGACAGATGACTCAAAAAGacttcacttttttaaaattaaatatttgcatttttctacATATTTGATTTCTGGTGCAATGCGTGCAAGCCTGGCAACATACTAGAATGTGGCAGACCATCAGACAGGACCAACGCAGGAGGCAGCTACCATGGTTGGGTCTAGTCCAAATATAGTAAAATTTGGATTCAAGAATTATGTTGTTGATGACAGTAGTAAGAAGAGAACAGCAGTATGCAAGGTCTGCAACTCAAAAATCTGTGACACAACCACCACAACATCCAACTTCATCCATCACTACAAAACCCACATAGAAAGGTACATGAATGAGTCTTTTTAGATAACCTATTAGCTGGTGAAACATTAGATAGAAAGCTAACAGTAAGTTGAGGCTATGTTTGACTTGGCTTCGAATCAATTATGCATTTTATTGAGAGgacattgttaatgtaaaagACAGTCGGGGGACTGATTCGGGGCCATATAACCAGTTAAACTATGCGGGCACATTACTAGCTAACACAGCTATATTATAATGTCAGAGCCCCACTCTGCATTGTTGTTCATTTAGGAGGCTTGTTATTGATTGccacaaaatgttaaatatcagTAAGACTTATAAGTTGTCAGCAGGCTGCAACAGTTTTCattaatgttgaaaataaaactcaacTTTTCATGACTACTGTCTTTTAACTGATTTAAATGTGGAAACTGGGGTAGGTCTTCAGAATTTCGTATGACTTGACTTGCTTGATTCTCACCAGAGTAACTTGTGACTTGCTGGAGACTTGAAGgttaagacttgagacttgtGACTTGCACATGTGTGACTTACTCCCATCTCTTGCCTCAAGTGAATAAAGGGTGGtagaatgtgaaaaaaagaaacacacattgaCCAGGTTATGTTCATGAGTCTGAGCAATACAAACCCACTCAGTCACATAGCACAGGAAACCAGCATTGCAGTGGCCTCTACAGATTCATCAAAGGTTCAAATGCTTGCCAAGTGAGTGCAATAACCTGTGTTGAACCTGTAGAGGCCAGTGCAGCACTAGTTTTCTGCCCTGTGTAATTAGTGTTTTGTTACTGTTTCTAAATTCACCCTCTGGGGTGGGACAGTGGCTCTACAGCCTGCACAGAGAGCCtgcaaacatatttatttttatgcaaGATGAAATAGAAATCAAGGGAACGTGGAACATCCATTGGAAAAGACCAAGACCTCACTGAGTGATGGCTGGAGTACGCCTGATCATAATGTTCTCTATGAATGATGAATGTATGATGCAGAGCGGGACACAGACTCATCTTTTCTTCCAGAGGAGGTAGCTGTTTGCAAAGAGGAGCGCACCCCAGAGGGTCTGAAGCCTCTGTGATGAAGCAGGTTTCCTCGAATTTAATATATGAACATCACTGCTCACTAGATAGAGGCTTGCTGGAGGTGCCTGAGCTGAGATTCAGCATATAATGATAGGAATAGCATCCACACACTCCAATCTATTCTGTGCCATAATCGTTAAACGGAGAAAGCTTTCAGCTAGAGACTGACAATGACACATTGAGGATGTGAAGAAACATATGTCACATCACATTAATACACATTcaacaggaaaaataaattaacCATAAACACAAGACACATCAAATACATAGTAATGTGTGGTAATAATGCACGTAGCCATGTTATGACAAAAAGTGCATTGGTGTGTTTTCTGGAGTTATGAATCTACCAGCAGAGTGATAGATGGCATCTGGACCATCAGGGGAACTCCATACTCTCTTAATTCAAGTTGAAGTTTGCTGAGAGACTGTGTCAACATTCACATTAAAGGGTCAGGTCACCCATattacaaacatattttctcatttacatcAAGTGGTATAGAGCCATGCATGTAGTTTGGGTTCTATTTGTCATGGAGGTTGGTAAATGTAATTTGGTTTGTGATGATAACAGCACtgaaaaatgcattgaaaaaaaaataccaatgATCTCTCTCCAGAAACAGTGTCTGTGTTattctggataatccacagactttGCTATCAATAGTTTTTAGCTATAATTTTTACTGAAACTACTTTCTATCAAAGAAATTGTTCccaagaaaacagtaaaatcaaagATAAATTTCAAATAATCTGCAAGGCTAATTACAGCTTGAggtgagtgagaaaatatggtttgtttgtttttatatccGTGATATCTTTATAAGcttataaacatttaaaatagatGTTGTTTACACTGTCTTTTATAGACCGAAAATGAGGCAAAAACCAGGAcaatattaaaggaataaaacatttagggaaatacacttttttgctttctttctgaaggtgagatgagaagatggatatcaatctctgtgtgttaagtacagagctggagtcagaaTATGACTAGTATAGTAGGCTATAGctagggggaaacagctagcctcaAAAAATtcagttcaaaaatacacctaccaacactTCTACAGCTCATTAATTTTTTtgcatctcatttgtttaatatgtAGGTCAAAAAATAATTTGAGCT
Protein-coding sequences here:
- the ier5l gene encoding immediate early response gene 5-like protein yields the protein MINTMECAVDAQSLISISLMKIHNSRTQRGGIKLHKNLLVSYVLRNARQVYIKEKYAEIYRMQQYEEVMTVCNEIQELNPLDLNAEDADDEEQARAACCGEEASLCGSACQRGAAQPAAHGRAALPLSGCSPLEDGSKEPEPSYYRSCCMEASPVSHCDQFPANNSTHCNKTTVLDLDTHVVTTVENGYLHQDCCCDALQCGQGAQSPAKKRKVEFGCCISDVEEVSDFTAARKRAKREDCSYSNPDYTDTSNISNLISIFGSGFSGLLSRQADLEQICSKQALASLGAWTRAIVAF